A section of the Microbacterium forte genome encodes:
- a CDS encoding helix-turn-helix transcriptional regulator, protein MANGGPVCGPISTFSRVRILHALFEGGSAQNDGTRTRAERTIGELCEATGLHPNTVREHLQRLIEGGYVIQASEHRTTRGRPRTLYSAVTGAADASSPIARNKAKAAALRGDLLRRVLPASASALGRDATYQLDALIEHLEESGFEPVVDDEQLTVDLSPCPHAAGRAEDRPMLCSVHLGLMQGVLTEAGGPLAAEAVRTPALAADCAVPAECVVQLRLTEMTAA, encoded by the coding sequence ATGGCCAACGGCGGGCCCGTCTGCGGGCCGATCTCGACCTTCTCGCGAGTGCGGATCCTGCACGCGCTGTTCGAGGGCGGCTCGGCGCAGAACGACGGCACGCGGACGCGCGCGGAGCGAACGATCGGCGAGCTCTGCGAGGCGACCGGGCTGCACCCCAACACGGTGCGCGAGCACCTGCAGCGTCTGATCGAGGGCGGCTACGTCATCCAGGCCAGCGAGCACCGCACCACCCGCGGTCGCCCGCGCACGCTCTACAGTGCGGTGACGGGCGCAGCGGATGCCTCCAGCCCCATCGCCCGCAACAAGGCGAAGGCGGCCGCCCTCCGCGGCGATCTGCTGCGCCGAGTCCTTCCTGCTTCGGCATCCGCTCTGGGTCGCGATGCGACCTATCAGCTGGATGCCCTGATCGAACACTTGGAGGAGAGCGGCTTCGAGCCCGTCGTCGATGACGAGCAGCTCACCGTCGATCTCAGCCCGTGCCCGCACGCCGCGGGTCGCGCCGAAGACCGTCCGATGCTGTGCTCCGTGCACCTCGGCCTCATGCAGGGGGTGCTCACCGAAGCCGGTGGACCGCTCGCTGCCGAGGCCGTGCGCACCCCCGCCCTCGCGGCGGACTGCGCTGTGCCTGCTGAGTGCGTGGTGCAGCTGCGCCTGACGGAGATGACCGCCGCCTAG
- a CDS encoding cytochrome ubiquinol oxidase subunit I, giving the protein MEWLDPLVLSRWQFGLTTVYHYLFVPLTIGMALVAAIFQTAWVRTGKVQYLHLTRFFGKIFLINFAMGVVTGIVQEFQFGMNWSDYSRFVGDVFGAPLAFEGLLAFFFEATFIGLWIFGWDKLPQKLHLATIWCVSIGSILSAYFIIAANAFMQNPVGYVFNPETNRAELTDFWALLTNPVALAAFPHTIFGALMFAAGVVISVSAWHLARGQHFDTMRISLKFGLWAMIVSTAGVVLTGDQLGLAMYAAQPMKMAAAEATFNTVCGPDASFSLFTLGTPDGSSELFSIRVPYLLSLLSTHTFDACVHGINDLNAEYATTFADTGLTEFAPILWVTYWAFRWMIGLGMAAALVAVVGLWVTRKGAKNPPAPWMWKLAIWSFPLALVANIMGWVFTEMGRQPWIVFGLMTTQDGVSPGVSGVEVLISLIAFTAIYAALAVVEIRLIIRAAQKGPDTEEQPHEETAQLPSVVY; this is encoded by the coding sequence ATGGAATGGCTCGACCCGCTGGTCCTGTCTCGATGGCAGTTCGGTCTGACGACCGTCTACCACTACCTGTTCGTGCCGCTGACGATCGGCATGGCGCTCGTTGCAGCCATCTTCCAGACCGCGTGGGTGCGCACCGGCAAGGTGCAGTACCTGCACCTCACGCGGTTCTTCGGCAAGATCTTCCTGATCAACTTCGCCATGGGTGTCGTGACCGGCATCGTGCAGGAGTTCCAGTTCGGCATGAACTGGTCGGACTACTCCCGCTTCGTCGGTGACGTCTTCGGCGCCCCGCTGGCCTTCGAGGGGCTGCTCGCGTTCTTCTTCGAGGCGACGTTCATCGGCCTCTGGATCTTCGGATGGGACAAGCTCCCGCAGAAGCTGCACCTCGCCACGATCTGGTGCGTCTCGATCGGCAGCATCCTCTCGGCGTACTTCATCATCGCCGCGAACGCGTTCATGCAGAATCCGGTCGGCTACGTCTTCAACCCCGAGACCAACCGCGCCGAGCTCACCGACTTCTGGGCGCTGCTGACGAACCCCGTCGCGCTCGCCGCCTTCCCCCACACGATCTTCGGTGCGCTGATGTTCGCCGCCGGCGTCGTGATCTCGGTCTCGGCCTGGCACCTCGCACGGGGCCAGCACTTCGACACCATGCGCATCTCGCTCAAGTTCGGGCTCTGGGCGATGATCGTCTCGACCGCCGGCGTCGTGCTCACCGGCGACCAGCTGGGCCTCGCGATGTACGCCGCGCAGCCGATGAAGATGGCCGCGGCCGAAGCCACGTTCAACACGGTCTGCGGGCCCGATGCCTCGTTCAGCCTGTTCACGCTCGGCACCCCCGACGGCAGCTCCGAGCTGTTCTCGATCCGTGTTCCGTACCTGCTGTCACTGCTGTCGACGCACACCTTCGACGCCTGCGTGCACGGCATCAATGACCTCAACGCCGAATACGCCACGACGTTCGCCGACACCGGCCTCACCGAGTTCGCCCCGATCCTGTGGGTCACGTACTGGGCGTTCCGCTGGATGATCGGCCTCGGCATGGCCGCAGCCCTCGTCGCCGTGGTCGGCCTCTGGGTCACCCGCAAGGGCGCCAAGAACCCGCCGGCGCCGTGGATGTGGAAGCTCGCGATCTGGTCGTTCCCGCTCGCGCTCGTCGCCAACATCATGGGCTGGGTCTTCACCGAGATGGGCAGGCAGCCCTGGATCGTGTTCGGCCTGATGACCACGCAGGACGGCGTCTCGCCCGGTGTGAGCGGCGTCGAGGTCCTCATCTCGCTGATCGCCTTCACCGCGATCTACGCCGCGCTCGCCGTGGTCGAGATCCGCCTCATCATCCGCGCGGCCCAGAAGGGCCCGGACACCGAAGAGCAGCCCCACGAGGAGACGGCCCAGCTGCCGTCCGTCGTGTACTGA
- the cydB gene encoding cytochrome d ubiquinol oxidase subunit II, translated as MEYMWFWIVAFLFVGYFVLDGFDFGVGMSLPFLGKNDVSRRQVINTIGPIWDLNETWVIVAGACLFASFPEWYATLFSGFYLPLLLILLALILRGVSFEYRHQRESAAWKRGFDRMIVIGSAVPALLWGVAFGNIVQGVAIDENHIYVGGFFALLNPYSLLVGVTTLLLFFLHGVLFVSLKTDGQVHADARRLVKLAAGPTVLAAAGTVIWTIGIAWGRQSPLMLMVVGCGLLAALALIASVLFSLRGRDGRAFTAGAVTVASAVVMLFAALFPYVMPSTIDPAFSLTIENASSTPYTLTIMSWTALIALPLVLAYQTWTYWIFRKRVTRSSIEGAPAHA; from the coding sequence ATGGAATACATGTGGTTCTGGATCGTCGCCTTCCTCTTCGTCGGCTACTTCGTGCTCGACGGGTTCGACTTCGGCGTGGGCATGTCGCTGCCGTTCCTCGGCAAGAACGACGTCTCTCGTCGCCAGGTGATCAACACGATCGGCCCGATCTGGGATCTCAACGAGACCTGGGTCATCGTCGCCGGCGCCTGCCTGTTCGCGTCGTTCCCCGAGTGGTACGCGACGCTGTTCAGCGGGTTCTACCTGCCGCTGCTGCTGATCCTGCTCGCGCTCATCCTGCGAGGCGTGTCGTTCGAGTACCGGCACCAGCGCGAGAGCGCGGCCTGGAAGCGCGGCTTCGACCGGATGATCGTGATCGGCTCGGCCGTGCCCGCGCTGCTGTGGGGCGTCGCCTTCGGCAACATCGTGCAGGGGGTGGCGATCGACGAGAACCACATCTACGTCGGCGGCTTCTTCGCCCTGTTGAACCCGTACTCGCTGCTGGTCGGCGTCACGACGCTGCTGCTGTTCTTCCTGCACGGAGTGCTGTTCGTCTCGCTCAAGACCGACGGACAGGTGCACGCGGATGCTCGTCGACTGGTGAAGCTCGCCGCCGGCCCGACGGTGCTCGCCGCCGCGGGAACCGTGATCTGGACCATCGGCATCGCCTGGGGGCGCCAGTCTCCACTGATGCTCATGGTGGTCGGCTGCGGGCTCCTTGCAGCGCTGGCGCTCATCGCCTCGGTCCTGTTCTCGCTGCGCGGACGTGACGGGCGGGCATTCACGGCGGGCGCCGTCACCGTGGCATCCGCTGTCGTGATGCTGTTCGCGGCGCTGTTCCCCTACGTCATGCCGTCGACGATCGACCCGGCCTTCAGCCTCACGATCGAGAACGCATCGAGCACCCCGTATACGCTGACCATCATGAGCTGGACCGCCCTGATCGCCCTGCCGCTCGTGCTGGCGTACCAGACGTGGACCTACTGGATCTTCCGCAAGCGCGTCACCCGCAGCTCGATCGAGGGGGCTCCGGCGCACGCGTGA
- the cydD gene encoding thiol reductant ABC exporter subunit CydD yields MAFAWMLTQAVTGVLAGRDVTASLLWLLGLAALRGVLIAASDAAGTRAAAKTGMQLRAALIAAVGRLGPGWLAQRNQAGLAVTAGHGLEALDAYFARYIPQLVLTVIATPVLVAVMWWQDWPSGLTAIITLPLIPLFLILIGIATRTVQRTQWQTLQRLAARFADTVQGLSTLRLFGRERRAAAQIEATADEYRRETMKVLRFSFLSGFAMELLASLAVALIAVAVGFRLLSGDLSLEVGLFVLLLAPEAFLPIRQVGVQFHAASEGVAATEDVFEVLDAAEARVVGVHNSARNRGTVPEEELSAGFGRVHAELRTGNARDLVVSDLRVRDLPPVSFTAVPGTITLIEGPSGAGKSSLLAALRGAVEFEGSAAIGGVDVRELAPSEWLAWSGQRPQLSRGTIAANVALGDADPDADRIRRALDDACAQELDPTFDLGVQGSGLSGGQAQRVAVARALYRQAGRPDAVLALDEPSSALDPETEARLWASLRARADAGATVLLVSHRRSARVISDHVVELGVSA; encoded by the coding sequence GTGGCGTTCGCGTGGATGCTGACGCAGGCCGTCACCGGCGTGCTCGCGGGGCGCGATGTCACGGCATCTCTCCTGTGGCTGCTCGGCTTGGCAGCGCTGCGGGGCGTGCTGATCGCCGCCTCGGATGCCGCCGGCACCCGTGCCGCGGCGAAGACGGGCATGCAGCTGCGCGCTGCGCTGATCGCCGCGGTCGGCCGGCTCGGACCGGGCTGGCTCGCGCAGCGCAATCAGGCGGGGCTCGCCGTCACGGCGGGGCATGGGCTCGAGGCACTCGACGCGTACTTCGCGCGATACATCCCGCAGCTGGTGCTCACGGTCATCGCGACGCCGGTGCTGGTGGCGGTCATGTGGTGGCAGGACTGGCCGAGCGGACTCACCGCGATCATCACGCTCCCGCTGATCCCGCTCTTCCTGATCCTGATCGGCATCGCGACCCGCACGGTGCAGCGCACGCAGTGGCAGACGCTGCAGCGACTCGCGGCCCGGTTCGCCGACACGGTGCAGGGTCTCTCGACGCTGCGCCTGTTCGGTCGCGAGCGGCGGGCCGCCGCCCAGATCGAGGCCACGGCCGACGAGTACCGCCGCGAGACCATGAAGGTGCTGCGGTTCTCGTTCCTGTCCGGTTTCGCGATGGAGCTGCTGGCGTCACTCGCCGTGGCGCTCATCGCGGTGGCCGTCGGATTCCGGCTGCTGTCCGGCGACCTGTCGCTCGAGGTCGGGCTGTTCGTGCTGCTGCTCGCCCCCGAGGCCTTCCTGCCGATCCGCCAGGTCGGCGTGCAGTTCCATGCCGCGTCCGAGGGGGTCGCGGCGACGGAAGACGTGTTCGAGGTGCTCGACGCGGCCGAGGCTCGCGTCGTCGGCGTTCACAATTCAGCACGGAACCGTGGCACGGTGCCGGAAGAAGAGCTGAGCGCTGGTTTCGGCCGTGTTCATGCTGAATTGCGAACGGGTAACGCGCGAGACCTCGTCGTCTCGGATCTGCGCGTGCGCGATCTGCCGCCGGTCTCGTTCACAGCCGTTCCTGGAACCATCACGCTGATCGAAGGACCGAGCGGCGCGGGCAAGTCGAGTCTGCTCGCGGCTCTGCGCGGTGCGGTCGAGTTCGAGGGTTCGGCTGCGATCGGCGGTGTCGATGTGCGCGAGCTCGCGCCGTCGGAGTGGCTGGCGTGGAGCGGGCAGCGCCCTCAGCTGAGCCGAGGCACGATCGCGGCGAACGTGGCGCTGGGGGATGCGGACCCGGATGCCGACCGCATCCGCCGCGCACTCGACGATGCGTGCGCGCAGGAACTGGATCCGACGTTCGACCTCGGCGTGCAGGGCAGCGGGCTGTCGGGTGGCCAGGCGCAGCGGGTCGCGGTCGCACGGGCGCTGTATCGGCAGGCCGGTCGCCCCGACGCGGTGCTGGCGCTCGACGAGCCGTCCAGCGCGCTGGATCCCGAGACCGAAGCGCGGCTCTGGGCGTCGCTGCGTGCGCGCGCGGATGCCGGCGCGACGGTGCTGCTCGTCTCGCACCGCCGATCGGCGAGAGTCATCTCCGACCACGTCGTGGAGCTGGGGGTGAGCGCATGA
- the cydC gene encoding thiol reductant ABC exporter subunit CydC: MSADSARIRGILRLAQPPVRRFLPGLIWGFLSAGAAVSLLAVSGWLIVSASIVDSLVPLSIAVVGVRFFAVSRAVTRYLERLSGHDAALRQLASTRADMVRRLTPLSPAGLGRTDHGRVLSALVDDVENLQNLPLRVVQPLAVSGLVALGAVGFLAFVSVPAALTLAACLVIAAAAAIGLGWLLGSRAEAAVSSRRGDLSAALIDYFGSLDVLLAYGAEPQARERVRQADAELRRAVSTASLAQAIAAGVVSAVAGAASVWALAVAAPGLQTGAIDGPWLAVAVLVPMVVFEVFGAVPIAAASWRSVRSSAERIVDVLPSAVPGELRSDDGEDAEIDGVPALRLRGVRAWWPGGAPALRGVDLDLRPGERVLVSGPSGAGKSSLAAALVGFLRVEGEYSVGGMDAAALSGPALRRTIGLCEQSPQLFDEDIRQNLLFARDDATDDELLAVLDRVGLGPWVRERGGLDARVGDRGGLVSGGQAQRIALARALLRGFPVLVLDEPTAGVDPDASDALLRDLLQAAGEQSVLLISHVAPPAGTVDRVVRLEEGRTVSG, encoded by the coding sequence ATGAGCGCCGACTCCGCTCGCATCCGCGGCATCCTTCGCCTGGCGCAGCCGCCTGTTCGTCGCTTCCTCCCCGGCCTGATCTGGGGCTTCCTCTCGGCTGGTGCTGCCGTGAGCCTGCTCGCGGTCAGCGGCTGGCTGATCGTCAGCGCGTCGATCGTGGACTCGCTCGTGCCGCTGTCGATCGCTGTGGTCGGCGTGCGGTTCTTCGCGGTGTCGCGGGCCGTGACGCGCTACCTCGAGCGTCTGAGCGGACACGATGCGGCGCTGCGTCAGCTCGCGTCGACCCGCGCCGACATGGTGCGGCGGCTGACTCCGCTGTCGCCTGCGGGGCTCGGGCGCACCGACCACGGCCGGGTGCTGTCGGCCCTGGTCGACGATGTCGAGAACCTGCAGAACCTGCCGTTGCGGGTGGTGCAGCCGCTGGCCGTGTCGGGGCTCGTGGCGCTCGGCGCCGTCGGATTCCTCGCGTTCGTCTCGGTGCCCGCGGCTCTCACCCTCGCAGCATGTCTGGTCATCGCTGCCGCTGCGGCGATCGGTCTCGGCTGGTTGCTCGGCTCCCGCGCCGAGGCAGCCGTGTCGAGTCGCCGCGGAGATCTGTCCGCCGCGCTCATCGACTACTTCGGCTCGCTCGACGTGCTGCTCGCCTATGGAGCTGAGCCGCAGGCCCGCGAGCGCGTGCGACAGGCGGATGCCGAGCTGCGTCGCGCCGTGAGCACCGCCTCGCTCGCGCAGGCGATCGCCGCCGGGGTCGTGTCTGCGGTGGCGGGTGCTGCATCGGTGTGGGCACTGGCGGTGGCCGCGCCGGGTCTGCAGACCGGTGCGATCGACGGGCCCTGGTTGGCTGTCGCTGTGCTGGTGCCCATGGTCGTGTTCGAGGTCTTCGGCGCGGTGCCGATCGCGGCGGCATCCTGGCGGAGCGTGCGGTCGAGTGCCGAGCGCATCGTCGACGTGCTGCCCTCCGCGGTGCCGGGCGAACTGCGGTCGGACGACGGCGAGGACGCCGAGATCGACGGCGTCCCGGCGCTGCGGCTGCGGGGCGTGCGGGCGTGGTGGCCCGGTGGGGCACCGGCGTTGCGTGGAGTGGATCTCGATCTGCGTCCGGGCGAGCGCGTGCTCGTGTCGGGGCCGAGTGGGGCGGGCAAGAGCTCTCTGGCTGCCGCGCTCGTCGGATTCCTGCGGGTCGAGGGCGAGTATTCCGTGGGTGGCATGGATGCTGCGGCGCTGTCGGGTCCCGCGCTCCGCCGCACGATCGGGCTGTGCGAGCAGAGTCCGCAGCTGTTCGACGAGGACATCCGGCAGAACCTGCTGTTCGCCCGCGACGATGCGACCGATGATGAGCTGCTCGCCGTGCTCGACCGGGTCGGACTCGGGCCGTGGGTGCGAGAGCGCGGGGGACTGGATGCACGGGTCGGCGACCGGGGCGGCCTCGTGTCGGGCGGTCAGGCGCAGCGCATCGCCCTGGCTCGAGCGCTCCTGCGGGGATTCCCGGTGCTCGTGCTCGACGAGCCGACCGCGGGGGTCGATCCCGACGCATCCGATGCCCTGCTGCGCGATCTGCTGCAGGCGGCGGGGGAGCAGTCGGTGCTGCTGATCTCGCACGTCGCCCCTCCGGCCGGAACCGTCGACCGGGTCGTCAGGCTGGAAGAGGGGCGCACCGTATCGGGGTAG
- a CDS encoding LacI family DNA-binding transcriptional regulator: MTVTSDDVARAAGVSRPAVSQILNGRGRFSADTIRRVEETAAAMNYHPSAAARTLATGTSDVVIALVPNTTFGTNLQDFVDFLTEELARAGLILVLRFASSPVELLEHFITTVRPRAVIAPFVAPTAAERESIDAAGITLIDLHAEGGRDENHRIGQLQGEYLASKGHRHLVYAHLRDARLDVFGDAREQGLADYCLAHGIDAPTSIRLPLELDEAVSLLRTLPLGTAIACYNDDVAIALLGAARELGRRVPEDVALMGMDATRIGTLVAPRLTTIKVEAAPAMDRMIRDVVSRVSGSARPARPTDPVVLTVVPGDSA, translated from the coding sequence ATGACAGTGACCAGCGACGACGTCGCGCGCGCAGCGGGGGTCTCCCGCCCCGCTGTCAGTCAGATCCTCAACGGTCGCGGTCGCTTCTCAGCGGATACCATCCGACGGGTCGAGGAGACCGCCGCGGCCATGAACTATCACCCCTCGGCGGCGGCTCGCACTCTCGCGACAGGCACGAGCGATGTCGTCATCGCCCTGGTCCCGAACACCACCTTCGGCACCAACCTGCAGGACTTCGTCGACTTTCTCACCGAAGAGCTCGCTCGCGCGGGACTGATCCTCGTGCTGCGCTTCGCAAGCTCGCCGGTGGAGCTGCTCGAGCACTTCATCACCACCGTGCGACCGCGCGCCGTCATCGCGCCGTTCGTCGCTCCCACAGCCGCGGAGCGTGAATCCATCGATGCCGCCGGAATCACCCTCATCGACCTGCACGCGGAGGGCGGTCGCGATGAGAACCACCGCATCGGCCAGCTCCAGGGCGAGTACCTGGCATCGAAAGGACACAGGCACCTCGTCTACGCGCACCTCCGAGATGCCCGCCTCGATGTCTTCGGCGACGCTCGGGAACAGGGGCTCGCCGACTACTGCCTCGCGCACGGAATCGACGCGCCGACGTCGATCCGGCTTCCGCTCGAGCTCGACGAGGCGGTCTCCCTGCTTCGGACTCTGCCTCTCGGAACAGCCATCGCCTGCTACAACGACGACGTGGCCATCGCCCTTCTCGGCGCAGCGCGCGAACTCGGCCGTCGGGTTCCCGAAGATGTCGCGCTGATGGGCATGGACGCGACGCGGATCGGGACGCTCGTGGCGCCACGCCTCACCACGATCAAGGTCGAGGCAGCGCCCGCCATGGACAGAATGATCCGGGACGTCGTGAGCCGAGTCTCCGGATCCGCTCGTCCTGCCCGCCCGACCGACCCAGTCGTCCTCACCGTCGTACCGGGGGACTCCGCCTGA
- a CDS encoding MFS transporter, with protein MTSNIHPETGPFEATVPGAAVRPDALLEPSEGPQRMSRWLWVIYPLALISVNVVWGGVLQVMLGRQVAELLGETTAAAGVLGLVISAGAISSLVAQPLLGLLSDKTSSRFLGRRNIWILGSAIAATIALLVTASSPSPVVLAITWAIAMWPLSGLQAALTAVLPERVPVRNRGTMSGLVGASSILGAFGGIAIAGLTTSLFVGYVGIAAVMLVFGTIFALTTKDYVPSLAGSGASKAERRAASRFPSFRSAPDFWWTFVGRFLIVFGYNFMSGMQLYILADYIGVGTVTEAAAVLVAVQGVSTLALLVFSIVGGWLSDRFGRVRVFVALSSLLFAPGALVYLLAPTLTGAFVASGILGVAFGVYLAVDQALITRVLPNMNNAARDLGVMNVANAGPQVIAPALAGALVAATGLYQPLFIVTIVAVILGAISVRFIKGAR; from the coding sequence ATGACCAGCAACATCCATCCGGAAACCGGCCCCTTCGAAGCAACCGTTCCCGGAGCTGCCGTCCGCCCCGATGCCCTCCTCGAGCCGTCGGAAGGCCCGCAGCGGATGAGCCGGTGGCTGTGGGTCATCTACCCCCTTGCACTGATCAGCGTCAACGTCGTGTGGGGTGGAGTGCTCCAGGTCATGCTGGGCAGACAGGTCGCGGAGCTCCTCGGGGAGACGACCGCGGCGGCAGGCGTGCTGGGTCTCGTGATCAGCGCAGGGGCCATCTCGAGTCTGGTCGCGCAGCCGCTTCTCGGACTGCTCTCCGACAAGACGAGCAGCCGCTTCCTGGGGCGTCGCAACATCTGGATTCTCGGATCCGCCATCGCTGCGACCATCGCCCTACTGGTGACGGCCAGCAGCCCGAGCCCGGTTGTGCTCGCCATCACCTGGGCGATCGCAATGTGGCCCCTCAGCGGGTTGCAGGCCGCGCTGACCGCCGTGCTGCCCGAGCGCGTGCCCGTCCGCAATCGCGGCACCATGTCGGGGCTGGTCGGCGCCTCTTCGATCCTCGGCGCCTTCGGCGGTATCGCGATCGCCGGCCTGACGACGAGTCTGTTCGTCGGATATGTAGGCATCGCCGCCGTCATGCTCGTCTTCGGAACCATCTTCGCGCTCACGACCAAGGATTACGTGCCGTCCCTCGCGGGCTCCGGTGCATCCAAGGCGGAGCGTCGCGCCGCCTCCCGTTTCCCCAGCTTCCGCAGCGCACCGGACTTCTGGTGGACATTCGTCGGGCGGTTCCTCATCGTCTTCGGGTACAACTTCATGTCCGGCATGCAGCTCTACATCCTTGCCGACTACATCGGCGTCGGCACGGTCACCGAGGCGGCCGCGGTTCTCGTCGCCGTCCAGGGTGTGAGCACCCTCGCTTTGCTGGTGTTCTCGATCGTCGGCGGGTGGCTGTCGGACCGATTCGGACGAGTCCGGGTGTTCGTCGCGCTGTCGAGCCTGCTCTTCGCACCGGGCGCACTCGTCTACCTCCTGGCTCCCACGCTGACCGGCGCGTTCGTCGCGAGCGGGATCCTTGGTGTCGCGTTCGGTGTGTACCTCGCAGTCGACCAGGCCCTGATCACGCGCGTTCTGCCGAACATGAACAACGCCGCACGCGACCTGGGCGTGATGAACGTCGCCAACGCGGGACCGCAGGTGATCGCCCCTGCCCTCGCCGGGGCGCTCGTCGCCGCGACAGGGCTCTATCAGCCGCTGTTCATCGTGACCATCGTCGCCGTGATCCTCGGGGCGATCAGCGTCCGCTTCATCAAGGGTGCCCGGTGA